In Candidatus Tectomicrobia bacterium, the genomic stretch CGATAACGGCGTGCCAGTGGCAGCAGCCGCCGGGCGTCACATTGATGGCCTTCGCCTGGACGCCCGCCTCCTTCAGCGCGCGCCGGAGCATGGCCTGGAAGCCGTGCTCCTTCAGCCAGATGTTCTCCCATGGCATGTGGAGCGCGTAGTAGATGGCGTCCCTGCGGCGGGAGATCGCCTTCACCCGCACATAGGGGTTCCAGTGGAGCCCGCCCATGAGGCGGGTGAACTCGCCGAAGCGGCCCTCGGGCTTGGTCCACCCGGTGGGCAGGATCTCCGCCTCGAGCACGATTTCGCTGTCCGCGATGCAGGGCACGTCCACAGTCTCGCAGGGTGCGAGCCGCACCGCCTCGCCCCGTATGCCTCCGGCGATGCCCATCTCGTCCGTCCCGATGGGGGCCTTGTAGAGGGAGGCGATCATCTCGATGGGATGGGTGCCGATGTTGATGGAGATGGGGAGGGGGCGGTTCTCGGCGAGCGCCCGCTCGGCGTACCGCCTCAGGTTGTTCGGGGTGACGATGTCGATGCCGGTGAGATTCCGCTCCTTCACCTGGAAGCGGTAGGTCCCGGCGTTGAGGCCGTGCTCGGGGTCCACCGCGAGGGTCACGCCGGCGGTGATCATGGGGCCGCCGTCGAAGACGGAGCAGATGGGGACGGGAAGGCTGAACAGGTCCACTTCGTCCCCCTCCATGAACACTTCCCGCTCGGCCCCGGCCTCGATGAGCGCCGGCGGAATGGGATTGTCGAGCGCCTGGCGAAGCTTGTGTTCCGTCTCGGAGTAATCGCATTTCATGGAGATGGCGATGCGCTTGCGGCTGTTCGTCAGCCCGGAGAGGACCGGCATGTCGTACCCGATCACCTTGTGGAACAAGAGCGCCTTGGGCGATTTGTCCACCAGGGCGGCGATGTAGCGGATATCCACGGGCTTGTGGATCTCGACGAGCTCCCCCGCGGCGCGGAGGTCATCGAGAAAGCTGCGGAGGCCGGACATGGAGCCAATCTCCCAACGGTGAATGCCAGAAGGGCAGCCTGGGTGACGGGGATTCGCAAGTGATTCCAGGGGCAAACGATAATCTGTGACGATGGAAAACTGTAGCATTTCTCGCCGGGCGGTTCAACGACACGCAATCCCGCCGGGAGAGGGCGGCCGAGGGCTACTTCGCCTTTTCCCCGAAAGGCATCTCGAGCCCCAGGCCCTTCTCGTTCGCCAGCCGGTAGATCCAATGGCCTATCCCGGCGTCGAGGATGCCCATGCCCGGAGACTCGTACAGGAGGATTTCATCGGTGCTCCGCCGGCCGGGCTTCTTGCCCGCCACGACATCGCAGAACTCGGCCGCGACGTCCTCGGGCTTGAACCTGCCGCTGGCCAGGAGGCCGGGGAAAGGCATCCGGGGCGGGGTGTCCCCGAGCACCTGCTCGGAGCCCGAGAGGAACACCCGCGAGCGCAGCACCGTCTCCTCGTCGAACTCCCCCGGGGCCAGCGACATGAACAGCACGCCCGGCTCCAGCCAGCTCCCCTCGAAGACGATGGTGTTCCCCGTGGTGGCCGTGATCATGATGTCGGCCCCCCTGACGGCCTCCCGGCCCGAGGCCGCGGGCGCCACCTCGATGGAAAGCTCCCGCTCCATCTCTTTCCGGAAGTCCCGCACGTTCTCGGGATTGCGGCTATATACCTGCACGCGCCGAATGGGCCGGACGGCCCGGACGGCCCGAGTCATGCCGCGCGCGTAGCGCCCCGTGCCGATGATGCCCAGGGTGCTCGACTCCGGGCGGGAGAGATACTTGGCGGCGACGCCGTAGGGCGCGGCGGTGCGGATGGCGTGGAGGTGGTAATCGGAAATGATCGCCACCATCTCCATGTCTTCCCAGGCGAACAGGCAGATGATCTCCGAGCGGTTGGTCCCCTTGTAGCCGGAATAGACGCGGACCGCGGCCACTCCCATGTCCGGGACCATCCCCGGCAGGATCCGGATGTTATGCCAGAGATGCCCCGGGAACTTCGGATGCGCCATCGTGTAGCGCTTCAGATGGTAGGTGCTGCCCTCGGATTGCTGCCGGAGCACCTCTTCGACGACCTCGACCGATTCGAGGCCCGCATCGCGGCCCTCCAGCACCTGGATGACATCGTTTTCCGAGAGTATTCGCATCCGCATCTCCCCGCGGGCCGCTTCAGCCGAGCCGAGTCCGCCGTTCCGGATCCTGATCTTGAATGTACGCGGGACGGGACGGCATCTTCTTCCTTGTCCGGCGGAAGATCAATGGGCCTGTGCGCGCCCGGCGCGGCATGCGCGATCCGCCCCGCGCGCGTTGAATCGGCGGCGGAGAGTGCCTAGAATCCCGCCCGGGGCCCTTTCAACCTCTGGGACAACCGCATGCCGAAGCTCGACTACGAAGCGCTGGGATTCCGTTCGGGGCTGGAAGTCCATTACCAGCTCCTGACGGATCGGAAGCTCTTCTGCAGCTGCCCCGCCGGGCGGTACTCCACCCGCTTCGACGCCGAGATCCTCCGCCACATGCGGCCCACTCTCTCCGAGTTGGGCGAGTACGATGGCACCGCGCTGATGGAGTTCAAGACCCGCAAGGAGGTCGTCTACCAGATCCGCAACGACTCGGTCTGCACATACGAGATGGACGACACGCCCCCCTTCCCGCCGGATCCGCATGCGGTCGATACCGCCCTGGAGGTCGCCCTCCTGCTCGGCTGCAGCGTCGTGGGCGAGATCCACATCACCCGGAAGCAATACCTGGACGGCAGCATCCCCACCGGCTTCCAGCGCACAGCCATCGTAGGGGTCGAGGGGAAGATTGTCCTTTTCTCCGGACAGGAGCTCCCGGTCGTCCAGGTCAGCTTCGAGGAGGATTCCTGCCGGGAGGTGAAGGACGAGGGGCACCGGATCGTCTTCCGGACCGACCGGCTGGGGATGCCCCTGGTGGAAGTGGTGACCTACCCGGAGATGCGGTCCCCCCGCGAGGTCGCCGAGGCGGGACGGCGGATCGGCCAGCTCCTGCGCTCCACGGGCA encodes the following:
- a CDS encoding UbiD family decarboxylase; this encodes MSGLRSFLDDLRAAGELVEIHKPVDIRYIAALVDKSPKALLFHKVIGYDMPVLSGLTNSRKRIAISMKCDYSETEHKLRQALDNPIPPALIEAGAEREVFMEGDEVDLFSLPVPICSVFDGGPMITAGVTLAVDPEHGLNAGTYRFQVKERNLTGIDIVTPNNLRRYAERALAENRPLPISINIGTHPIEMIASLYKAPIGTDEMGIAGGIRGEAVRLAPCETVDVPCIADSEIVLEAEILPTGWTKPEGRFGEFTRLMGGLHWNPYVRVKAISRRRDAIYYALHMPWENIWLKEHGFQAMLRRALKEAGVQAKAINVTPGGCCHWHAVIAIKGQAGDGKNAIMAALSIGDMKHVVVVDDDIDVFDPMDVEWAIATRVQADRDLVIISNARSKPLDPSLPPTPGWIPTTAKCGIDATIPVDVPRERYHRITYAHSEHLKLEDYLNGSAEPSASRPGEWTKAGVEALAGRIRAALEKEPMYFAQVAERFEEEGFPAVARAMGVLHVRGEIWQDSVGRHCLSGSSLAAAPPARKKS
- a CDS encoding ornithine cyclodeaminase family protein codes for the protein MRILSENDVIQVLEGRDAGLESVEVVEEVLRQQSEGSTYHLKRYTMAHPKFPGHLWHNIRILPGMVPDMGVAAVRVYSGYKGTNRSEIICLFAWEDMEMVAIISDYHLHAIRTAAPYGVAAKYLSRPESSTLGIIGTGRYARGMTRAVRAVRPIRRVQVYSRNPENVRDFRKEMERELSIEVAPAASGREAVRGADIMITATTGNTIVFEGSWLEPGVLFMSLAPGEFDEETVLRSRVFLSGSEQVLGDTPPRMPFPGLLASGRFKPEDVAAEFCDVVAGKKPGRRSTDEILLYESPGMGILDAGIGHWIYRLANEKGLGLEMPFGEKAK